One Microaerobacter geothermalis DNA segment encodes these proteins:
- the metH gene encoding methionine synthase gives MKPATPRIQEQLNNKIMILDGAMGTLIQQAHLTAQDFGGEEYEGCNEILNITRPDLIRSIHEEYLAAGADIIETNTFGATDVVLAEYALQDKTEEINLAAATIAREAADQYATPDWPRYVAGSVGPTTKSLSVTGGITFDQLTQSYYRQALALISGGVDVLLIETAQDTLNVKAAGIGIQRALDETGKDVPIMISGTIEPMGTTLAGQNIEAFYISLEHLHPISIGLNCATGPEFMRDHIRTLSNLAQTGISCYPNAGLPDENGHYHETPAGLATKMAEFARQGWLNLVGGCCGTTPEHIRHLAEEMKKYKPRQAMPKRLPSISGIEPVYVEADNRPLLVGERTNVIGSKKFRNLIREGKYEEASEIARTQVKGGAQIIDICLADPERDERTDMEKFLQFAIKKVKAPLMIDTTDPVVAESALKYSQGKSIINSINLEEGEKKFEEVVSLVRKYGAAVVIGTIDEKGMAITRERKLEIAERSFDLLVHKYGMNPKDMVFDPLVFPVGTGDQAYIGSALETVEGIRLIKESFPDCQTILGISNVSFGLPPAGREVLNAVFLYHCTKAGLDYAIVNTEKLERYASIPPEERQMAEDLLFRTNTDTLNRFTHYYREKKVTSTQKKSSMSLEERLVNYVVEGMKEGLTEDLQQALKKSSPLDIINGPLMKGMEKVGQLFNDNQLIVAEVLQSAEVMKAAVSFLQPYMEKSDNKGKGKIILATVKGDVHDIGKNLVEIILSNNGFQIVDLGIKVPSEQIIKVVEEEKPDMIGLSGLLVKSAQQMVLTAQDLKMSGIDIPLLVGGAALTKRFTETKIAPEYNGTVLYARDAMEGLQLANRLVDSMKRDHGLIEQKKEESERALSLEFSKDDESRGGAYQVITRSPDVNHQSPVYPPPDFKRHVLRNYPISHVQPYLNLQMLLGKHLGLRGSVEKLLTKGDKKAVELREIVFRLLEEAKRDQLIRLHGIYQFFPAQSSGNQILIYAPQDLSTIIQQFTFPRQRIHPHLCLADFLRSKESGVMDYVAFMAVTAGEGIRELAGSWKDKGDYLRSHVLQALALELAEAFAERLHHLIRDSWGIPDSPEMTMKERFSAKYQGIRVSFGYPACPNLNDQEKLFQLIQPEAIGISLTDGFMMEPEASVSAMVFSHPDARYFSVE, from the coding sequence ATGAAACCTGCAACACCAAGAATACAAGAACAATTGAATAACAAAATCATGATTTTGGATGGAGCTATGGGAACATTGATTCAACAGGCCCATTTAACGGCACAGGATTTCGGAGGGGAAGAGTACGAAGGATGCAACGAAATATTAAACATTACCCGTCCTGATTTGATTCGTAGCATCCATGAGGAATATCTAGCAGCAGGTGCAGACATTATTGAAACAAATACATTTGGGGCGACAGATGTCGTTCTTGCCGAATATGCCCTGCAGGATAAAACGGAGGAAATTAATCTGGCTGCTGCGACCATCGCCCGGGAAGCGGCAGATCAGTATGCTACACCTGACTGGCCCAGATATGTCGCAGGCTCCGTGGGTCCCACAACAAAATCTTTGTCCGTCACAGGGGGGATCACCTTTGACCAACTGACACAATCTTACTATCGCCAGGCCCTTGCACTGATCAGCGGTGGAGTGGATGTGCTTTTGATAGAAACCGCCCAGGATACATTAAATGTCAAGGCTGCCGGCATCGGCATACAACGGGCCCTTGATGAAACCGGGAAAGACGTTCCCATTATGATCTCAGGCACCATTGAACCTATGGGCACCACCCTTGCCGGACAAAACATTGAAGCTTTTTATATTTCCCTAGAACATCTTCATCCCATTTCCATCGGATTAAATTGTGCCACTGGCCCTGAATTTATGCGTGATCATATCCGCACGTTATCCAATTTGGCCCAAACCGGAATATCCTGTTATCCCAATGCTGGCCTCCCTGATGAAAATGGTCACTATCATGAAACGCCAGCTGGTCTGGCAACTAAAATGGCCGAGTTTGCGAGGCAGGGATGGTTAAATCTCGTTGGAGGATGCTGTGGAACAACACCGGAACATATCCGGCATCTCGCTGAAGAAATGAAAAAATATAAGCCCCGGCAGGCGATGCCAAAACGTCTTCCATCCATTTCCGGCATTGAACCGGTTTATGTAGAAGCGGATAACCGACCTCTTCTGGTGGGGGAACGGACCAATGTCATCGGATCGAAAAAGTTTAGAAATTTGATTCGCGAAGGGAAGTATGAGGAGGCGTCGGAAATTGCCCGGACCCAGGTAAAGGGAGGTGCACAGATTATCGATATTTGTTTGGCAGATCCGGAACGGGATGAGCGAACCGATATGGAAAAATTCCTTCAGTTTGCCATAAAAAAAGTAAAGGCACCGCTGATGATAGACACGACGGACCCGGTTGTTGCTGAATCTGCCTTAAAATACTCCCAAGGCAAATCGATTATTAACTCTATCAATCTGGAAGAAGGAGAGAAGAAGTTTGAGGAAGTGGTTTCCCTGGTCCGCAAATATGGGGCAGCAGTGGTGATTGGTACCATTGATGAGAAGGGAATGGCCATTACCCGGGAGAGAAAATTGGAGATTGCAGAACGTTCCTTTGACCTTTTGGTGCACAAATATGGCATGAATCCCAAGGATATGGTCTTTGATCCCCTCGTCTTTCCCGTAGGTACAGGAGATCAAGCATACATCGGTTCTGCCTTGGAGACTGTAGAGGGAATACGCCTGATTAAAGAAAGCTTTCCAGACTGTCAGACGATTCTGGGAATTAGCAATGTTTCTTTCGGACTTCCTCCTGCAGGGAGAGAGGTTTTAAATGCGGTTTTTTTATATCATTGTACAAAGGCTGGTCTTGATTATGCCATCGTCAACACCGAGAAATTGGAAAGATATGCTTCGATTCCTCCTGAGGAAAGGCAGATGGCAGAAGACCTTCTATTTCGCACCAATACGGATACTTTAAATCGCTTTACCCATTATTATCGGGAAAAAAAAGTAACATCAACACAGAAAAAATCTTCTATGTCTTTAGAGGAACGGCTGGTTAATTATGTGGTGGAGGGGATGAAAGAAGGCTTGACAGAAGATCTTCAGCAAGCTTTAAAGAAATCTTCCCCCCTGGACATCATAAATGGTCCCCTGATGAAAGGGATGGAAAAGGTTGGTCAGTTGTTTAACGACAATCAACTAATTGTCGCCGAGGTGTTGCAGAGTGCGGAAGTGATGAAGGCTGCCGTTTCCTTTTTACAGCCTTATATGGAAAAATCGGATAATAAAGGAAAGGGAAAAATTATTCTTGCCACCGTAAAGGGAGACGTACATGACATTGGAAAAAATCTGGTAGAAATTATTCTGTCCAACAATGGATTCCAAATCGTTGATCTTGGAATTAAGGTACCGTCTGAACAAATCATCAAAGTTGTGGAGGAAGAAAAACCTGACATGATCGGACTCTCTGGTCTATTGGTCAAATCCGCCCAGCAGATGGTGTTGACGGCACAGGATTTAAAAATGTCGGGAATTGACATCCCGCTGCTGGTTGGTGGAGCGGCTTTAACCAAGAGATTTACCGAAACAAAGATTGCTCCGGAATATAACGGAACGGTTCTTTATGCACGGGATGCCATGGAAGGGTTGCAATTAGCCAACCGGTTGGTTGATTCCATGAAACGGGATCATGGTCTCATTGAACAGAAAAAGGAGGAATCGGAACGGGCTTTATCATTGGAATTTTCAAAAGATGATGAATCAAGGGGGGGTGCTTATCAGGTTATCACTCGCTCCCCAGATGTGAACCACCAATCACCTGTTTATCCTCCTCCGGATTTTAAACGTCATGTGTTGCGAAATTATCCAATCAGCCATGTTCAGCCCTATCTCAACCTGCAGATGTTATTGGGAAAACATCTGGGGTTAAGGGGGAGTGTAGAAAAGTTGTTGACTAAAGGGGATAAAAAAGCCGTTGAATTGAGAGAAATCGTTTTCCGATTATTGGAAGAGGCAAAAAGGGATCAGTTGATTCGTCTCCATGGAATTTATCAATTTTTCCCGGCCCAGTCATCCGGGAATCAGATTTTGATCTATGCCCCTCAGGACCTGTCAACCATCATTCAGCAGTTTACCTTTCCCCGACAAAGGATCCACCCCCATTTATGTCTGGCTGATTTTTTGCGGTCGAAGGAAAGTGGCGTCATGGATTATGTAGCCTTTATGGCCGTTACTGCAGGAGAAGGAATCAGGGAACTGGCAGGATCTTGGAAAGACAAGGGGGATTATCTCCGATCCCATGTTTTGCAGGCCCTAGCCCTAGAACTGGCGGAAGCATTTGCCGAGCGTCTGCATCACTTGATCAGGGACTCATGGGGTATTCCTGATTCTCCAGAGATGACTATGAAGGAACGATTCAGTGCCAAATATCAAGGAATACGGGTATCATTCGGCTATCCGGCCTGTCCCAATCTTAATGATCAGGAAAAGCTGTTTCAATTGATACAACCTGAAGCTATCGGAATTTCCTTAACGGACGGGTTTATGATGGAGCCTGAGGCATCGGTATCGGCCATGGTTTTTTCCCATCCTGATGCCCGGTATTTTAGCGTAGAATGA
- a CDS encoding chromate transporter, which produces MIYWQLFLAFFIPGIVGYGGGPAFIPLIQNEVVNRYQWLSLEEFGDVLALGNALPGPIATKMAGYIGYQVGGVLGAIVALFATIAPSLLAMILLLNLLSRFKDSPKVKRMTALVRPTVGILLGVIAFQFFYSTWQHIGVYQTIFLSLIAYLLLEKLKVHPAWVIAASLGYGWVFLG; this is translated from the coding sequence GTGATTTACTGGCAGCTTTTTTTGGCCTTTTTCATACCGGGGATTGTCGGTTATGGCGGTGGTCCGGCATTTATCCCTCTGATTCAAAATGAAGTGGTTAATCGTTACCAGTGGTTGTCTCTTGAAGAATTTGGCGATGTTCTAGCTTTGGGCAATGCCCTTCCCGGCCCCATTGCAACCAAAATGGCAGGATATATCGGTTATCAGGTGGGAGGAGTATTGGGTGCTATCGTGGCCCTGTTTGCCACTATTGCTCCTTCCCTTTTGGCAATGATACTGCTTTTGAATCTCCTATCCCGTTTTAAGGATTCTCCAAAGGTAAAGAGGATGACAGCACTGGTCCGTCCGACAGTAGGCATTCTCTTGGGGGTGATTGCCTTTCAATTTTTTTACAGCACCTGGCAACACATTGGGGTTTATCAGACGATTTTTCTTTCTTTAATTGCCTATCTGCTGTTGGAAAAATTAAAAGTACATCCCGCCTGGGTGATTGCTGCATCTTTGGGATATGGGTGGGTATTCCTGGGGTAA
- a CDS encoding bifunctional homocysteine S-methyltransferase/methylenetetrahydrofolate reductase: protein MKKANQFLEYLSSHLLVGDGAMATLLYQQGVPIGVCYEELSLSKPNIVRNVHQAYYRAGARFIETNTFGAHREGLARYGLEDMVAKINLAAVKNARDAVGEDAFVFGSMGSITSGRVRQTKMEGYREQFEEQAIALLQGGADGLILETFLDLEELLLALEVIRPLTSLPIIAQLATIEVGRTRDGYSLTEAFQLLKQHQADVVGLNCRLGPLEILRSLEQTIVPDDILISVFPNAGRLGLSEGEYAYKSSPEYFAKCALQFRKQGVHLIGGCCGTSPEHIQMISEILEGLDPLPRKNPEKGLEDLKPRATIHEIDRKKPNIVDLVQKRHTVIVEWDSPRDLDIDIFLKGAAKLQEAGVDAITIADNSLATTRISNMAMGAILKNRLGIEPLVHITCRDRNLIGQQSHLMGLHALGIEQILVITGDPARFGDLPGSSSVFDVSSFDLIRMVKQLNEGLSFSGKILKQRARFVVGAAFNPHVRHFDAAVKRLEQKVEAGADFIMTQPVYDAESIHMIYEGTKYIPVPIFIGIMPLTSARNADFLHHEVPGIKLSESALKRIRMYQGEEARKEGVAMAKELLEVAMDYFNGIYLITPFHYYEMTAELADYVYQKRSNSAVFKCNP, encoded by the coding sequence ATGAAGAAGGCAAACCAATTTCTTGAGTATTTATCCTCACACCTGCTGGTAGGTGACGGGGCAATGGCCACCCTGTTATATCAGCAGGGTGTGCCGATTGGGGTGTGCTATGAAGAGCTGTCCCTTTCCAAACCCAATATCGTAAGAAATGTTCATCAAGCTTATTACAGGGCTGGTGCCCGATTCATTGAAACGAATACCTTTGGCGCCCATCGGGAAGGTTTGGCCCGGTACGGCCTTGAAGATATGGTGGCAAAAATAAATTTGGCTGCCGTAAAAAATGCCAGAGATGCGGTGGGAGAAGATGCTTTTGTTTTCGGCAGCATGGGTTCCATCACGTCAGGACGGGTACGTCAAACCAAAATGGAGGGATACAGGGAGCAGTTTGAGGAACAGGCAATAGCTCTGCTCCAGGGGGGAGCGGATGGTCTGATACTGGAAACATTTCTGGACTTGGAGGAACTGCTGCTGGCTTTGGAAGTTATCCGTCCCCTTACCTCCCTTCCCATTATTGCTCAGTTAGCTACGATAGAAGTTGGGAGAACTAGAGATGGTTATTCGCTGACGGAGGCTTTTCAGTTGCTTAAGCAGCATCAGGCAGATGTGGTGGGTCTCAACTGTCGTCTTGGACCTTTGGAAATATTGCGCTCGTTGGAACAAACCATTGTTCCGGATGATATCCTGATCTCCGTTTTTCCCAATGCCGGAAGATTGGGTTTATCCGAGGGGGAGTACGCTTATAAATCTTCACCTGAATATTTTGCTAAATGTGCCCTTCAGTTCCGGAAGCAAGGGGTTCACCTGATCGGTGGGTGCTGCGGAACCTCTCCGGAGCACATTCAGATGATATCTGAGATTTTGGAGGGTTTGGATCCCCTACCCCGTAAAAACCCTGAAAAAGGCTTGGAAGATTTGAAGCCAAGGGCGACGATTCATGAAATAGACCGGAAAAAACCCAATATTGTGGATTTGGTACAGAAGCGTCATACCGTTATCGTTGAATGGGATTCTCCGAGGGATTTGGATATTGACATCTTTTTAAAAGGGGCAGCCAAACTGCAGGAAGCCGGGGTGGATGCCATTACCATAGCCGACAATTCTTTGGCGACAACCAGAATCAGCAACATGGCGATGGGAGCGATTTTAAAGAATCGATTGGGAATTGAACCCCTTGTCCATATTACCTGTCGGGACCGCAATCTTATCGGCCAGCAGTCCCATCTGATGGGTCTTCATGCCTTGGGGATTGAACAAATATTGGTCATTACCGGAGATCCAGCACGATTTGGTGATCTTCCCGGTTCCAGTTCGGTTTTTGATGTCTCCTCTTTTGATTTGATTCGTATGGTGAAGCAATTAAATGAGGGATTGTCTTTCTCCGGAAAGATATTGAAGCAGAGGGCCCGGTTTGTGGTGGGTGCAGCATTTAATCCCCATGTACGTCATTTTGATGCGGCGGTAAAACGATTGGAACAGAAGGTGGAAGCGGGGGCTGATTTTATTATGACACAGCCGGTTTATGATGCAGAGTCCATTCACATGATCTATGAGGGAACCAAATATATTCCGGTACCCATATTTATCGGGATTATGCCTCTTACCAGCGCCAGAAATGCAGATTTTCTTCATCATGAGGTTCCTGGCATCAAACTTTCGGAATCCGCATTGAAACGGATCAGGATGTACCAAGGAGAAGAAGCAAGGAAAGAAGGAGTAGCCATGGCCAAGGAGCTCCTTGAGGTCGCCATGGATTACTTCAATGGGATCTATCTGATTACTCCCTTTCATTATTATGAGATGACGGCGGAACTTGCTGATTATGTTTACCAAAAGCGGTCGAATTCTGCGGTTTTTAAATGCAATCCATAG
- a CDS encoding NADPH-dependent 2,4-dienoyl-CoA reductase yields MKCTKIFEPIRLGSMSMPNRILMGSMHVGLEGNDGDLQPLIDFYRERAKGGAGLIVTGGAAVSPEGVGGLHFLTVNDDKMIPTLAQLTDAIHEEGGRIALQLFHAGRYALKNISGYDPVAPSPIKSVLSDTVPKELSHEEIELIIEAFAKGAERAKKAGFDAVEVMGSEGYLINQFLSPVTNHRTDQWGGNFENRSRFALAIVHKIKQLVGDDYPVLFRMSGLDLMPGSTTMEETIQFAKKLEEAGVHALNIGIGWHESKVPTIYMMVPRASYAWVAGKIKEHVGVAVIASNRINDPRLAEKLLQEGACDIVSMARPFLADPYLVKKAEEGRYDEINTCIACNQACLDHIFSGEPASCLVNPAAGREKLFAITNTASPKKVAVVGAGPSGLEAAKTLAERGHQVTLFEKADRIGGQLNYAVNVPGKQEFKETLRYYEVRLKRLGVEIHYGREITSGDLVNQYDAVVVATGVKPRVPDIEGADLPHVVSYIDVFQRKVPVGERVAIIGGGGIACDLAHFLLEPHSYTPEITKYLLQYGIIQSGELVSGFKGKRKITMMRRGGKIGTGLGRTTRWAVLAHLKEQGVQMFTRIEYEKIDQDGVHLLLKGEKMLVPADTVILAAGQYPNHALYSELKDMGMEEVYLIGGASKAEELDAKRAIYEGALVGRKI; encoded by the coding sequence TTGAAGTGTACAAAGATTTTTGAACCGATTCGATTGGGATCTATGTCTATGCCCAATCGGATTCTAATGGGCTCTATGCACGTGGGATTGGAAGGGAATGATGGGGACTTACAACCGCTTATTGATTTTTATCGGGAAAGGGCAAAGGGAGGAGCTGGACTGATCGTAACTGGAGGAGCGGCTGTTTCTCCTGAAGGAGTAGGAGGGCTTCATTTTTTGACAGTAAATGATGACAAGATGATTCCCACGCTTGCCCAATTAACGGATGCCATCCATGAAGAAGGGGGAAGAATCGCCCTTCAACTGTTTCATGCCGGGCGATACGCATTAAAAAATATCAGTGGATATGATCCTGTTGCTCCATCACCGATTAAGTCTGTTTTAAGTGACACCGTCCCAAAGGAGTTGTCCCATGAAGAAATTGAATTGATCATAGAAGCCTTTGCCAAGGGAGCAGAAAGGGCAAAGAAAGCCGGGTTTGATGCCGTTGAAGTGATGGGTTCCGAAGGATATCTCATTAATCAATTTCTTTCTCCGGTGACCAACCATAGAACCGACCAATGGGGCGGGAATTTTGAAAACCGTTCTCGTTTCGCTTTAGCTATTGTACACAAAATAAAACAACTCGTTGGAGATGATTATCCTGTTCTTTTCCGCATGTCCGGTCTGGATCTCATGCCTGGCAGCACCACGATGGAGGAAACAATTCAGTTTGCCAAGAAATTGGAGGAAGCAGGTGTACATGCCTTAAATATAGGAATAGGCTGGCATGAGTCTAAGGTTCCTACCATTTATATGATGGTTCCAAGGGCTTCCTATGCCTGGGTTGCAGGTAAGATAAAAGAGCATGTGGGGGTTGCGGTGATCGCCAGCAACCGGATCAATGATCCGCGTCTTGCTGAAAAATTGCTGCAAGAAGGAGCTTGTGACATCGTTTCCATGGCCCGTCCATTTTTGGCGGATCCTTACTTGGTAAAGAAAGCGGAAGAGGGAAGATATGATGAAATCAATACTTGTATTGCCTGTAATCAGGCTTGTTTGGATCATATTTTTAGTGGGGAGCCCGCTTCATGTCTGGTAAATCCGGCAGCAGGAAGAGAGAAGTTGTTTGCCATTACAAACACGGCATCGCCGAAAAAGGTAGCGGTAGTGGGTGCCGGTCCTTCGGGTTTGGAAGCGGCAAAAACTCTGGCGGAAAGGGGACATCAGGTGACCCTTTTTGAAAAGGCGGATCGGATTGGTGGGCAGTTAAACTATGCCGTCAACGTTCCGGGTAAGCAGGAATTTAAGGAAACTTTGCGCTATTATGAGGTTCGATTGAAGCGTTTGGGTGTGGAAATTCATTATGGAAGAGAGATAACTTCTGGAGATTTGGTAAACCAATACGATGCCGTGGTGGTGGCTACAGGAGTCAAACCAAGGGTTCCGGATATTGAAGGGGCAGATCTTCCCCACGTCGTCTCTTACATAGATGTATTTCAGAGAAAAGTTCCTGTAGGAGAACGGGTTGCCATCATTGGTGGAGGAGGAATTGCCTGTGATCTGGCACATTTCCTTTTGGAACCCCATTCTTATACTCCGGAAATCACCAAATATTTGCTCCAATATGGAATCATTCAATCAGGAGAGCTTGTGAGCGGTTTTAAGGGAAAAAGAAAAATTACTATGATGAGAAGAGGGGGGAAAATTGGAACTGGACTGGGGAGGACCACTCGATGGGCTGTTTTGGCCCATTTGAAGGAACAGGGCGTCCAAATGTTTACAAGAATTGAATATGAAAAGATTGATCAGGACGGGGTTCACCTTCTCTTAAAAGGGGAGAAAATGCTTGTTCCTGCTGATACGGTGATTCTGGCAGCGGGGCAATATCCGAATCATGCTTTGTATTCGGAGCTAAAGGATATGGGCATGGAAGAAGTATACCTCATAGGGGGAGCCAGTAAGGCCGAGGAGCTGGATGCGAAGAGGGCCATTTATGAAGGAGCTTTGGTAGGCAGAAAGATATAG
- a CDS encoding chromate transporter — MTLWQIFAAFFRVGILGYGGGPSSIPLVHKEVVEKYKWMNEEEFSDVLALGNALPGPIATKMAGYIGYRVAGILGSVVGVLAMVLPTVIIMILLLGFLMSIKNSPRVQGMTNAVRPVVAVMLLVLAIDFFKKSWTNYGKWQSMGLGVFSFIALVSLNLHPAFLIGILLFYAIITKPKGETSSIPNQSDERTNEGEKGEGES; from the coding sequence ATGACGTTGTGGCAAATATTTGCCGCTTTTTTTCGGGTGGGAATATTGGGTTATGGGGGAGGCCCTTCTTCCATTCCCTTAGTACATAAAGAAGTGGTAGAAAAGTACAAATGGATGAATGAAGAAGAATTTAGTGATGTATTGGCTTTGGGAAATGCGCTTCCTGGTCCCATTGCAACCAAAATGGCAGGCTACATCGGGTACAGAGTAGCCGGTATCCTGGGTAGTGTCGTTGGGGTTCTGGCAATGGTTCTGCCTACGGTCATTATCATGATTCTTCTGTTGGGATTTTTGATGAGTATAAAGAATTCACCCAGGGTTCAGGGAATGACCAATGCCGTGCGTCCCGTCGTTGCCGTTATGCTGTTGGTTTTAGCCATTGATTTTTTTAAGAAATCCTGGACAAATTATGGGAAATGGCAAAGTATGGGCTTAGGAGTTTTCAGTTTCATCGCACTTGTTTCCTTAAATCTTCATCCTGCGTTCCTGATCGGAATTCTTTTGTTTTATGCCATCATAACAAAGCCAAAAGGGGAAACATCCTCGATTCCTAATCAGTCTGATGAAAGAACCAATGAAGGGGAGAAAGGGGAGGGAGAATCGTGA
- a CDS encoding sigma-54 interaction domain-containing protein, translating into MIALYNLDKRLEEMLSYYLKEEGEKVAYFYSMKSILDQVINPMVVITTASFVSEVDSLSVPVVPITIHMTDVEQAVCQLVSNGHLVEEVIIIASEKEMKWLKMEQHIRMQLGVASNFSYQFVNLEDMKHQAAQLKVKEDRFLFVTPQWTKQVKLTPYIKNVCAVSPSMETILSAARQASFLSGYTREMTREKLQIQAVVNSAHDGVIAVDKEGYITLVNEHAKNLLSLPEEALHRKITDFIPHSDMMRVLQTGKKEIGDLATVLDKQIVINRFPVVIHDTVVGAVSNFKEITDIQKLEMKLRRKLHHSGLEARYCLTDIVGHSEAISEVREQAKLFGETGATVLITGESGTGKELFAQGIHLASGRSVGPFVAINCAALPESLLESELFGYEDGAFTGAKKGGKQGLFELAHGGTLFLDEIGEMPLRIQALLLRVLQEKCVRRIGGERIIPVDVRIIAATNKNLEEAIEHKQFRPDLYYRINLLTLELPPLRKRLEDIPLLVMSIVNQLNEQREKKIEGVDDQIYRVFMQYHWPGNVRELRNVVERMVLLAKGRSLTLKDVDFFRKKIGKDQTVSDHGQEKSLKQTERDLILATLNKYQYNKSLVAKSLGIDRSTLWRKMKEYHLSDG; encoded by the coding sequence ATGATCGCTTTATACAATTTGGATAAGAGGTTGGAAGAGATGCTCTCCTATTATTTGAAGGAAGAAGGAGAGAAAGTTGCTTATTTTTATTCCATGAAATCTATTTTGGATCAAGTGATCAATCCCATGGTTGTGATCACAACAGCTTCTTTTGTGTCTGAAGTGGATTCATTAAGCGTTCCCGTTGTTCCGATAACGATTCACATGACCGATGTTGAGCAAGCGGTTTGTCAATTGGTTTCCAATGGTCATCTGGTTGAAGAAGTGATAATCATCGCATCAGAGAAGGAAATGAAGTGGCTAAAAATGGAGCAACATATTCGGATGCAGCTTGGAGTGGCTTCGAATTTTTCCTACCAGTTCGTAAATCTGGAAGATATGAAGCATCAGGCCGCACAATTAAAAGTGAAAGAGGATCGATTTCTCTTCGTAACTCCGCAATGGACAAAACAAGTGAAATTAACTCCCTATATAAAAAATGTGTGTGCTGTTTCTCCTTCTATGGAGACAATCTTATCAGCGGCAAGACAGGCCAGTTTTTTATCGGGCTATACCAGGGAAATGACAAGGGAAAAACTTCAGATACAGGCGGTTGTAAATTCTGCCCATGATGGTGTGATAGCGGTTGACAAGGAAGGCTATATTACCTTGGTTAATGAACATGCAAAAAATCTGTTATCACTTCCTGAGGAGGCCTTACATCGCAAAATTACGGATTTTATTCCTCATTCTGACATGATGCGTGTTCTGCAAACCGGAAAAAAGGAAATCGGGGACCTTGCGACAGTGTTGGACAAGCAAATTGTTATTAACCGATTTCCAGTGGTGATCCATGATACAGTTGTAGGGGCGGTTTCCAATTTTAAAGAGATTACAGATATTCAAAAGTTAGAAATGAAATTGCGCAGAAAGCTTCATCATAGCGGTTTAGAGGCAAGATATTGTCTTACTGATATAGTAGGTCATTCTGAAGCTATATCTGAGGTCAGAGAACAAGCGAAGCTTTTTGGTGAGACGGGAGCTACGGTTCTCATTACCGGAGAATCAGGCACCGGAAAAGAATTATTTGCCCAGGGGATCCATTTGGCAAGCGGCAGATCAGTTGGACCCTTTGTCGCCATTAATTGTGCGGCTTTGCCTGAAAGCCTTCTGGAAAGCGAACTTTTCGGCTACGAAGATGGAGCATTTACAGGAGCTAAAAAAGGAGGAAAGCAGGGGCTGTTTGAATTGGCCCATGGGGGCACGTTGTTTTTGGATGAAATTGGTGAAATGCCTTTGAGAATTCAAGCCTTATTATTACGGGTGTTACAGGAAAAATGTGTGAGAAGAATCGGAGGGGAAAGGATTATTCCGGTTGATGTTCGGATTATTGCAGCCACCAACAAAAATTTAGAGGAGGCCATCGAGCATAAACAATTTCGTCCTGACCTCTATTATCGGATTAATTTGCTGACTCTGGAACTTCCTCCCCTTCGTAAACGGCTTGAAGATATTCCCCTACTAGTGATGAGTATTGTCAATCAATTAAATGAACAGAGGGAAAAGAAAATTGAAGGTGTGGATGATCAGATTTATCGCGTGTTCATGCAATACCATTGGCCAGGCAATGTCCGTGAACTGCGAAACGTGGTGGAAAGAATGGTATTGTTGGCAAAAGGGAGAAGTCTTACCTTAAAAGATGTAGATTTCTTCCGAAAGAAAATTGGCAAAGACCAAACCGTTTCGGATCACGGTCAAGAGAAAAGCTTAAAACAGACAGAAAGGGACCTGATCTTAGCTACCCTGAATAAATACCAATACAACAAATCCCTTGTAGCAAAATCCCTGGGTATTGACCGTTCCACGTTATGGAGAAAGATGAAAGAATATCATTTGTCCGATGGCTAA